A section of the Cloacibacillus sp. An23 genome encodes:
- a CDS encoding iron-containing alcohol dehydrogenase, with translation MKPYRYPQVKNIYFGDGVVKTLGTIVATEGVNRVLVVTDKFLFENGMLDNALKSLDEAKIEYKVYSDVHPNPLKSNVLACYEMMKELKGEGVIGFGGGSSIDCAKSTALLMTNPLPLEQYVGKDIVPNNTVPIFTVPTTAGTGSEVTSGSIILFDDTGKKGGILSKRLIATCAVVDPELLLTLPPGLTAATGMDALAHAIEAYTNINGSLQSDMWCRQAITLIGKHLRRAYFKGDDLDARRGMSLAATSAGMALLGAGCAGSHAMAYSIENKYHTMHGRANASMLPAVMRFNAPAALEKYGEIAEMLGENICGLSKHEAAYKASEAVQKFCDDLGMPGIREYGVTEADFEPFAQECCANARLMGQNPRKITPEDAVKIYKEAY, from the coding sequence GTGAAGCCATATCGTTATCCGCAAGTCAAAAACATTTATTTCGGCGACGGCGTCGTCAAGACGCTCGGAACCATAGTGGCGACAGAAGGAGTAAATCGCGTCCTCGTGGTCACGGATAAGTTCTTATTCGAAAACGGAATGCTCGACAACGCGCTGAAGTCGCTGGACGAGGCGAAGATCGAGTACAAGGTATATTCCGACGTACATCCGAACCCGCTCAAGTCGAACGTCCTCGCGTGCTACGAAATGATGAAAGAGCTGAAGGGCGAAGGCGTCATCGGATTCGGAGGAGGAAGCAGCATCGACTGCGCCAAGTCCACGGCGCTCCTCATGACGAACCCGCTCCCGCTCGAGCAGTACGTCGGCAAAGACATCGTCCCGAACAACACCGTGCCCATCTTCACGGTGCCGACGACGGCGGGGACGGGCAGCGAGGTAACGTCTGGCAGCATCATCCTCTTCGACGACACCGGCAAGAAGGGCGGCATCCTCTCGAAGCGCCTCATCGCGACCTGCGCGGTCGTAGACCCTGAGCTTCTTCTTACCCTGCCGCCCGGACTCACCGCCGCGACGGGAATGGACGCGCTCGCGCACGCTATCGAAGCCTATACCAACATCAACGGCTCGCTCCAGAGCGACATGTGGTGCCGTCAGGCCATCACGCTCATCGGCAAGCATCTGCGCCGCGCCTACTTCAAGGGCGACGACCTCGACGCGCGCCGCGGCATGAGCCTCGCGGCGACGTCGGCGGGCATGGCGCTGCTCGGCGCGGGCTGCGCCGGGAGCCACGCAATGGCCTATTCCATTGAAAACAAGTACCATACGATGCACGGCCGCGCCAACGCCTCGATGCTGCCGGCGGTCATGCGCTTCAACGCGCCGGCCGCGCTCGAGAAATACGGCGAAATAGCCGAGATGCTCGGCGAGAACATCTGCGGGCTGTCGAAGCACGAAGCCGCCTACAAGGCGAGCGAAGCCGTCCAGAAGTTCTGCGACGACCTCGGAATGCCGGGAATCCGTGAATACGGCGTAACCGAAGCCG
- a CDS encoding SLC13 family permease produces the protein MFTGFISDEVTAIIILAACVVLFVTNWLNTCVAAALGCLAFTLTGICSFSEAFSGFSSSVVILIFSMLIVGDAMAETGADWLIGNFAAKISKNNERFFIFAAALVGGLMSMWMANTAVVACFLPILASVSRASKNMTMKNLTMSVTFGAMYGGTCTLVGSTSQVAAQGVMSELTGIEFKMFDFMPVGAIMFAAFLIWEQLIGYRMGIKIWGGRQHEGIRYDKLADSLDVDGPAESQPKDKAKKRPVFAVIFAVMITFFVFEWLPVAVTALSAALLCFITGCADPKETMRRLDWHCVFFLGCCMGIAAGIEATDLGEMTGGAITLMLGPSPEPRLFFAIVVTAVMLTSNFLANATTTVIFCPIVIATCQSYGFNVTPFCLGVVYAANLACATPFAHAQVTMTLVAGYRFTDYVKFNLPVQILMLALMIIFVPVFFPLM, from the coding sequence ATGTTCACCGGATTTATCAGCGACGAGGTTACGGCAATAATAATACTGGCTGCCTGCGTAGTGCTGTTCGTTACAAACTGGCTGAACACCTGCGTCGCGGCGGCGCTCGGGTGTCTCGCCTTCACGCTGACGGGGATATGCTCCTTCAGCGAGGCTTTTTCGGGCTTTTCAAGCTCAGTGGTGATTCTTATATTCAGCATGCTCATAGTCGGAGACGCTATGGCCGAGACGGGGGCCGACTGGCTTATAGGCAATTTCGCGGCGAAGATTTCAAAGAACAACGAGCGGTTCTTTATATTCGCCGCCGCGCTCGTCGGCGGCCTAATGTCCATGTGGATGGCGAACACGGCCGTCGTCGCCTGTTTCCTTCCGATACTCGCCAGCGTCTCGCGCGCGTCGAAGAACATGACGATGAAGAATCTCACCATGAGCGTGACGTTCGGCGCAATGTACGGCGGCACCTGCACGCTCGTCGGCTCCACCTCGCAGGTCGCGGCGCAGGGCGTGATGTCGGAGCTTACGGGCATAGAGTTCAAGATGTTCGACTTTATGCCGGTCGGCGCGATTATGTTCGCGGCCTTCCTTATATGGGAGCAGCTCATCGGCTACAGGATGGGGATAAAGATATGGGGCGGCAGGCAGCACGAGGGCATACGCTACGACAAGCTCGCGGACAGCCTCGACGTCGACGGCCCGGCGGAATCGCAGCCGAAGGATAAGGCGAAAAAGCGCCCGGTGTTCGCCGTCATCTTCGCCGTTATGATAACCTTCTTCGTTTTCGAATGGCTGCCCGTGGCGGTCACGGCGCTCTCGGCCGCTCTGCTCTGCTTCATAACCGGCTGCGCCGACCCGAAGGAGACGATGAGGCGGCTCGACTGGCACTGCGTATTTTTCCTCGGCTGCTGCATGGGGATAGCGGCGGGCATAGAAGCCACGGACCTCGGGGAAATGACGGGCGGGGCGATAACGCTCATGCTCGGCCCGTCGCCGGAGCCGCGCCTGTTCTTCGCGATAGTCGTCACGGCTGTCATGCTCACGAGCAACTTCCTCGCGAACGCGACGACGACGGTCATCTTCTGCCCGATAGTGATAGCGACCTGCCAGTCTTACGGCTTCAACGTGACGCCGTTCTGCCTGGGAGTCGTCTACGCGGCGAACCTCGCCTGCGCCACGCCGTTCGCCCACGCGCAGGTGACTATGACGCTCGTCGCGGGCTACAGGTTCACCGACTACGTGAAGTTCAACCTTCCGGTGCAGATACTGATGCTCGCTCTGATGATCATATTCGTGCCGGTATTCTTCCCGCTCATGTGA
- a CDS encoding LysR family transcriptional regulator: protein MTTRQILFFVTLARCGSFTKAADELFITQPGLSYAVKQLESELGVPLFSRNDKGASLTRYGEAFLPYAERVINTINEAVGLIDGLKNQLSGNVNVVCIVTFTADVIPDILRDFYKGGERKAIDVRLTAVQTSAEVSAQLKSGRADISFGYDAPENAESVRVCEQELVLAVPRGHRFSWLERVSLSEIGDEPMIFCTNGSQLYEQTEKMFRHDGLKPNIKFCTRDCSAMTAYASLGIGLSVVPHAAAAQNAGVHICRIDNPYKVRGIYMSRLKSRSLPYAAQYFFDFCRERYGSSG, encoded by the coding sequence TTGACCACGAGGCAGATACTTTTCTTTGTGACTCTCGCACGCTGCGGCAGCTTCACGAAAGCCGCCGACGAGCTCTTTATCACTCAGCCCGGCCTCAGCTACGCCGTGAAGCAGCTCGAGTCAGAGCTCGGCGTGCCGCTCTTCAGCAGGAACGACAAAGGGGCCTCGCTTACGCGATACGGAGAAGCGTTTCTACCGTACGCGGAGCGCGTGATAAACACCATCAACGAGGCCGTAGGGCTTATAGACGGGCTCAAGAACCAGCTGTCGGGAAACGTCAACGTCGTGTGCATCGTCACCTTCACGGCCGACGTAATCCCCGACATACTCCGCGATTTCTATAAGGGCGGCGAACGGAAAGCCATCGACGTGCGTCTGACCGCCGTGCAGACGTCTGCGGAAGTCTCCGCCCAGCTTAAAAGCGGCAGGGCCGACATATCTTTCGGCTACGACGCGCCGGAGAACGCCGAGAGCGTGCGCGTCTGCGAACAGGAGCTGGTGCTCGCCGTGCCGCGCGGCCACCGCTTCTCGTGGCTGGAGCGCGTCTCGCTGTCCGAGATAGGGGACGAGCCGATGATCTTCTGCACCAACGGCTCGCAGCTATACGAACAGACGGAGAAGATGTTCCGCCACGACGGGCTTAAGCCGAACATAAAGTTCTGCACGCGCGACTGCTCCGCGATGACCGCCTACGCCAGCCTCGGTATTGGTTTGTCAGTAGTGCCGCACGCCGCCGCCGCTCAGAACGCCGGCGTGCATATCTGCCGTATAGACAATCCTTATAAGGTGCGCGGCATATATATGTCGAGGCTCAAGAGCCGCAGTCTTCCATATGCCGCGCAGTACTTCTTCGATTTCTGCCGCGAGAGGTACGGTTCCTCCGGCTAG
- a CDS encoding MFS transporter, which produces MAKIEFNKEMRTQWIVFVGVFFMCFSAMGLGSNAFGIFTVPITEALNMPRTTYNMFETVSKIVGMVTAAMFSTIYRKIGPKGSVLIAGGGYVAQYLLFAIADSLPLLLVGGFFAGIGYTFAAQMTVFAVIPPWFKKNAGTMTSILSACNTFGSSVWTYFLIKWLATQGYKQALIYSAIIMAVMCTISAFLVKASPDDPLYGSRVSGGKDGKGKAAKADAPVTNRELLRMPVMWMLIAIYFIVAAIGHPFTANIPAFANAKGLPAETGAAAYALCYALMGPAKIVIGIIKDRFGGAKVAVPLVFSFFIAACLGVMLPVSDKLYVFMTGIGHGVGGTMSQLLIAFVVLDTFGKYYHPGQLGLCLVMFNIGRAIGMPAIHLEYDMTGQYTFTMALLIALALIVVALTFMALRSGRLWQQKRDAELAAAETQQAAD; this is translated from the coding sequence ATGGCTAAAATCGAATTCAACAAGGAAATGAGGACGCAGTGGATAGTGTTCGTCGGCGTGTTCTTCATGTGCTTCTCGGCTATGGGGCTCGGAAGCAACGCCTTCGGAATATTCACCGTCCCGATAACGGAAGCGCTGAACATGCCCCGCACGACCTACAACATGTTCGAGACGGTCTCGAAGATCGTCGGGATGGTCACGGCTGCGATGTTCAGCACGATTTACAGAAAAATAGGGCCTAAAGGCTCGGTTCTTATAGCGGGCGGCGGCTACGTCGCGCAGTATCTGCTCTTCGCGATAGCGGATTCTCTTCCGCTGCTGCTGGTAGGCGGATTCTTCGCCGGCATAGGCTATACATTCGCCGCACAGATGACGGTTTTCGCCGTCATCCCGCCGTGGTTCAAGAAAAACGCCGGGACCATGACCTCGATACTCTCCGCCTGCAACACGTTCGGGTCTTCGGTGTGGACGTACTTCCTTATCAAATGGCTCGCCACTCAGGGCTATAAACAGGCTTTGATTTACAGCGCGATAATCATGGCGGTCATGTGCACGATTTCGGCCTTCCTCGTCAAGGCCAGCCCGGACGACCCGCTCTACGGCAGCCGCGTATCGGGCGGAAAAGACGGCAAGGGCAAGGCCGCCAAGGCCGACGCGCCCGTGACGAACAGGGAACTGCTCAGGATGCCGGTAATGTGGATGCTGATAGCGATATACTTCATCGTCGCGGCGATAGGCCACCCCTTCACCGCGAACATCCCGGCCTTCGCGAACGCGAAGGGCCTCCCGGCGGAGACGGGAGCCGCGGCCTACGCTCTATGCTACGCGCTGATGGGGCCGGCGAAGATAGTGATAGGGATAATCAAGGACCGCTTCGGCGGAGCGAAAGTCGCCGTGCCGCTCGTGTTCTCATTCTTCATCGCGGCCTGCCTCGGCGTCATGCTCCCGGTCTCGGATAAGCTGTACGTATTTATGACCGGCATCGGCCACGGCGTCGGCGGGACGATGAGCCAGCTCCTGATAGCGTTCGTAGTCCTCGACACCTTCGGCAAGTACTATCACCCGGGACAGCTCGGCCTATGCCTCGTAATGTTCAACATAGGGCGCGCGATAGGAATGCCGGCGATACATCTCGAATACGACATGACCGGACAGTACACGTTCACGATGGCGCTGCTGATAGCCCTGGCGCTGATAGTGGTGGCGCTCACCTTCATGGCTCTGCGCTCGGGCCGCCTCTGGCAGCAGAAGCGCGACGCGGAGCTCGCCGCGGCGGAGACGCAGCAGGCCGCGGACTAG